A single genomic interval of Oncorhynchus mykiss isolate Arlee chromosome 13, USDA_OmykA_1.1, whole genome shotgun sequence harbors:
- the LOC110494900 gene encoding zinc finger protein 501 isoform X4 has translation MDRQKTSLSPSTLQESPGQPPLRTLLLVLVDCRKTPGQSGTERGEEEHGDVISLRDIPNRCSLRGRGLSSGEPQQHHDTDKKKNSLFRSKHRHRGIGKKPHHCCSDCGKSFAKQDLTIHEQIHTGEKPFHCSRCGKSFTASKTLKSHQRIHTGERPSPYFDCEKCFKQSGSQTTQKHTGQPYSCDQCGKRFNQSGGLTRHQRIHTGEKPHSCDQCGKSFNHSGTLSEHQRIHTGEMPYSCDQCGKSFNQSGNLTKHQRIHTGEKPYSCNQCGKSFNQSVELTRHQRIHTGEKPYSCDQCGKSFNESGNLTKHQRIHTGEKPYSCDQCGKSFSRSGDLTEHQRIHTGEKPYSCDQCGKSFIQSGHLTEHQRIHTGEKPYSCDQCGKSFIQSGHLTKHQRIHTGEKPYSCDQCGKSFALDFTLTTHQRIHTGEKPYSCLCGKSFAHSGSLKKHQDAQICCFFISLLSGTSFRSLNEVSIENIL, from the exons ATGGATCGG CAAAAGACTAGCCtgtccccctccaccctccaggAGTCCCCAGGTCAACCGCCTCTCCGTACTTTACTGCTGGTTCTGGTCGACTGCAGGAAAACACCGGGGCAGAGTGGAactgagagaggagaagaggaacatGGAGATGTGATTTCATTAA GGGACATCCCTAATCGTTGCTCTCTTAGAGGGAGGGGCTTAtcatctggggagcctcaacaacatcatgatACTGACAAGAAAAAGAATAGTCTCTTCAGATCGAAACACCGGCATAGAGGTATAGGGAAGAAACCTcaccactgctgctctgactgtgggaagagttttgctaaACAAGACTTGACTATTCATGAGCAAATtcacaccggagagaaaccgTTCCACTGCTCTCGGTGCGGGAAGAGTTTCACTGCATCTAAAACTTTAAAATCTCATCAGAGAATTCATACAGGGGAGAGGCCTTCCCCCTACTTTGATTGTGAGAAATGCTTCAAACAATCAGGATCCCAGactacacaaaaacacacaggacagccttatagctgtgatcagtgtgggaagagattCAATCAATCAGGAGGCCTGACTAgacaccaacgcatacacacaggagagaagcctcatagctgtgatcagtgtgggaagagcttcaatcatTCAGGTACCCTGAGCGAACAccaacgtatacacacaggagagatgccttatagctgtgatcagtgtgggaagagcttcaatcaaTCAGGAAACCTGACTAaacaccaacgcatacacacag gagagaagccttatagctgtaatcagtgtgggaagagcttcaatcagTCAGTAGAGCTGACTAgacaccaacgcatacacacaggagagaagccttatagctgtgatcagtgtgggaagagcttcaatgaATCAGGAAACCTGACTAaacaccaacgcatacacacaggagagaagccttatagctgtgatcagtgtggaaagagcttcAGTCGATCAGGAGACCTGACTGaacaccaacgcatacacacaggagagaagccttatagctgtgatcagtgtgggaaaaGCTTTATTCAATCAGGACACCTGACTGaacaccaacgcatacacacaggagagaagccttatagctgtgatcagtgtgggaaaaGCTTCATTCAATCAGGACACCTGACTAaacaccaacgcatacacacaggagagaagccttatagctgtgatcagtgtggaaagagttttgctCTAGATTTCACCCTGACTACACACCAgcgaatacacactggagagaaaccttattcCTGTCTatgtggaaagagctttgctcATTCAGGGTCACTGAAAAAACACCAGGATGCACaaatatgttgtttttttatctccctcctctccgGCACCAGTTTCAGATCTCTAAATGAAGTTTCAATAGAAAACATATTGTAA
- the LOC110494900 gene encoding zinc finger protein 501 isoform X1, with the protein MDRQKTSLSPSTLQESPGQPPLRTLLLVLVDCRKTPGQSGTERGEEEHGDVISLRDIPNRCSLRGRGLSSGEPQQHHDTDKKKNSLFRSKHRHRGIGKKPHHCCSDCGKSFAKQDLTIHEQIHTGEKPFHCSRCGKSFTASKTLKSHQRIHTGERPSPYFDCEKCFKQSGSQTTQKHTGQPYSCDQCGKRFNQSGGLTRHQRIHTGEKPHSCDQCGKSFNHSGTLSEHQRIHTGEMPYSCDQCGKSFNQSGNLTKHQRIHTGEKPYSCNQCGKSFNQSVELTRHQRIHTGEKPYSCNQCGKSFNQSVELTRHQRIHTGEKPYSCDQCGKSFNESGNLTKHQRIHTGEKPYSCDQCGKSFSRSGDLTEHQRIHTGEKPYSCDQCGKSFIQSGHLTEHQRIHTGEKPYSCDQCGKSFIQSGHLTKHQRIHTGEKPYSCDQCGKSFALDFTLTTHQRIHTGEKPYSCLCGKSFAHSGSLKKHQDAQICCFFISLLSGTSFRSLNEVSIENIL; encoded by the exons ATGGATCGG CAAAAGACTAGCCtgtccccctccaccctccaggAGTCCCCAGGTCAACCGCCTCTCCGTACTTTACTGCTGGTTCTGGTCGACTGCAGGAAAACACCGGGGCAGAGTGGAactgagagaggagaagaggaacatGGAGATGTGATTTCATTAA GGGACATCCCTAATCGTTGCTCTCTTAGAGGGAGGGGCTTAtcatctggggagcctcaacaacatcatgatACTGACAAGAAAAAGAATAGTCTCTTCAGATCGAAACACCGGCATAGAGGTATAGGGAAGAAACCTcaccactgctgctctgactgtgggaagagttttgctaaACAAGACTTGACTATTCATGAGCAAATtcacaccggagagaaaccgTTCCACTGCTCTCGGTGCGGGAAGAGTTTCACTGCATCTAAAACTTTAAAATCTCATCAGAGAATTCATACAGGGGAGAGGCCTTCCCCCTACTTTGATTGTGAGAAATGCTTCAAACAATCAGGATCCCAGactacacaaaaacacacaggacagccttatagctgtgatcagtgtgggaagagattCAATCAATCAGGAGGCCTGACTAgacaccaacgcatacacacaggagagaagcctcatagctgtgatcagtgtgggaagagcttcaatcatTCAGGTACCCTGAGCGAACAccaacgtatacacacaggagagatgccttatagctgtgatcagtgtgggaagagcttcaatcaaTCAGGAAACCTGACTAaacaccaacgcatacacacaggagagaagccttatagctgtaatcagtgtgggaagagcttcaatcagTCAGTAGAGCTGACTAgacaccaacgcatacacacaggagagaagccttatagctgtaatcagtgtgggaagagcttcaatcagTCAGTAGAGCTGACTAgacaccaacgcatacacacaggagagaagccttatagctgtgatcagtgtgggaagagcttcaatgaATCAGGAAACCTGACTAaacaccaacgcatacacacaggagagaagccttatagctgtgatcagtgtggaaagagcttcAGTCGATCAGGAGACCTGACTGaacaccaacgcatacacacaggagagaagccttatagctgtgatcagtgtgggaaaaGCTTTATTCAATCAGGACACCTGACTGaacaccaacgcatacacacaggagagaagccttatagctgtgatcagtgtgggaaaaGCTTCATTCAATCAGGACACCTGACTAaacaccaacgcatacacacaggagagaagccttatagctgtgatcagtgtggaaagagttttgctCTAGATTTCACCCTGACTACACACCAgcgaatacacactggagagaaaccttattcCTGTCTatgtggaaagagctttgctcATTCAGGGTCACTGAAAAAACACCAGGATGCACaaatatgttgtttttttatctccctcctctccgGCACCAGTTTCAGATCTCTAAATGAAGTTTCAATAGAAAACATATTGTAA
- the LOC110494900 gene encoding zinc finger protein 501 isoform X3, which produces MESPGQPPLRTLLLVLVDCRKTPGQSGTERGEEEHGDVISLRDIPNRCSLRGRGLSSGEPQQHHDTDKKKNSLFRSKHRHRGIGKKPHHCCSDCGKSFAKQDLTIHEQIHTGEKPFHCSRCGKSFTASKTLKSHQRIHTGERPSPYFDCEKCFKQSGSQTTQKHTGQPYSCDQCGKRFNQSGGLTRHQRIHTGEKPHSCDQCGKSFNHSGTLSEHQRIHTGEMPYSCDQCGKSFNQSGNLTKHQRIHTGEKPYSCNQCGKSFNQSVELTRHQRIHTGEKPYSCNQCGKSFNQSVELTRHQRIHTGEKPYSCDQCGKSFNESGNLTKHQRIHTGEKPYSCDQCGKSFSRSGDLTEHQRIHTGEKPYSCDQCGKSFIQSGHLTEHQRIHTGEKPYSCDQCGKSFIQSGHLTKHQRIHTGEKPYSCDQCGKSFALDFTLTTHQRIHTGEKPYSCLCGKSFAHSGSLKKHQDAQICCFFISLLSGTSFRSLNEVSIENIL; this is translated from the exons ATG gAGTCCCCAGGTCAACCGCCTCTCCGTACTTTACTGCTGGTTCTGGTCGACTGCAGGAAAACACCGGGGCAGAGTGGAactgagagaggagaagaggaacatGGAGATGTGATTTCATTAA GGGACATCCCTAATCGTTGCTCTCTTAGAGGGAGGGGCTTAtcatctggggagcctcaacaacatcatgatACTGACAAGAAAAAGAATAGTCTCTTCAGATCGAAACACCGGCATAGAGGTATAGGGAAGAAACCTcaccactgctgctctgactgtgggaagagttttgctaaACAAGACTTGACTATTCATGAGCAAATtcacaccggagagaaaccgTTCCACTGCTCTCGGTGCGGGAAGAGTTTCACTGCATCTAAAACTTTAAAATCTCATCAGAGAATTCATACAGGGGAGAGGCCTTCCCCCTACTTTGATTGTGAGAAATGCTTCAAACAATCAGGATCCCAGactacacaaaaacacacaggacagccttatagctgtgatcagtgtgggaagagattCAATCAATCAGGAGGCCTGACTAgacaccaacgcatacacacaggagagaagcctcatagctgtgatcagtgtgggaagagcttcaatcatTCAGGTACCCTGAGCGAACAccaacgtatacacacaggagagatgccttatagctgtgatcagtgtgggaagagcttcaatcaaTCAGGAAACCTGACTAaacaccaacgcatacacacaggagagaagccttatagctgtaatcagtgtgggaagagcttcaatcagTCAGTAGAGCTGACTAgacaccaacgcatacacacaggagagaagccttatagctgtaatcagtgtgggaagagcttcaatcagTCAGTAGAGCTGACTAgacaccaacgcatacacacaggagagaagccttatagctgtgatcagtgtgggaagagcttcaatgaATCAGGAAACCTGACTAaacaccaacgcatacacacaggagagaagccttatagctgtgatcagtgtggaaagagcttcAGTCGATCAGGAGACCTGACTGaacaccaacgcatacacacaggagagaagccttatagctgtgatcagtgtgggaaaaGCTTTATTCAATCAGGACACCTGACTGaacaccaacgcatacacacaggagagaagccttatagctgtgatcagtgtgggaaaaGCTTCATTCAATCAGGACACCTGACTAaacaccaacgcatacacacaggagagaagccttatagctgtgatcagtgtggaaagagttttgctCTAGATTTCACCCTGACTACACACCAgcgaatacacactggagagaaaccttattcCTGTCTatgtggaaagagctttgctcATTCAGGGTCACTGAAAAAACACCAGGATGCACaaatatgttgtttttttatctccctcctctccgGCACCAGTTTCAGATCTCTAAATGAAGTTTCAATAGAAAACATATTGTAA
- the LOC110494900 gene encoding zinc finger protein 501 isoform X2, whose translation MDRESPGQPPLRTLLLVLVDCRKTPGQSGTERGEEEHGDVISLRDIPNRCSLRGRGLSSGEPQQHHDTDKKKNSLFRSKHRHRGIGKKPHHCCSDCGKSFAKQDLTIHEQIHTGEKPFHCSRCGKSFTASKTLKSHQRIHTGERPSPYFDCEKCFKQSGSQTTQKHTGQPYSCDQCGKRFNQSGGLTRHQRIHTGEKPHSCDQCGKSFNHSGTLSEHQRIHTGEMPYSCDQCGKSFNQSGNLTKHQRIHTGEKPYSCNQCGKSFNQSVELTRHQRIHTGEKPYSCNQCGKSFNQSVELTRHQRIHTGEKPYSCDQCGKSFNESGNLTKHQRIHTGEKPYSCDQCGKSFSRSGDLTEHQRIHTGEKPYSCDQCGKSFIQSGHLTEHQRIHTGEKPYSCDQCGKSFIQSGHLTKHQRIHTGEKPYSCDQCGKSFALDFTLTTHQRIHTGEKPYSCLCGKSFAHSGSLKKHQDAQICCFFISLLSGTSFRSLNEVSIENIL comes from the exons ATGGATCGG gAGTCCCCAGGTCAACCGCCTCTCCGTACTTTACTGCTGGTTCTGGTCGACTGCAGGAAAACACCGGGGCAGAGTGGAactgagagaggagaagaggaacatGGAGATGTGATTTCATTAA GGGACATCCCTAATCGTTGCTCTCTTAGAGGGAGGGGCTTAtcatctggggagcctcaacaacatcatgatACTGACAAGAAAAAGAATAGTCTCTTCAGATCGAAACACCGGCATAGAGGTATAGGGAAGAAACCTcaccactgctgctctgactgtgggaagagttttgctaaACAAGACTTGACTATTCATGAGCAAATtcacaccggagagaaaccgTTCCACTGCTCTCGGTGCGGGAAGAGTTTCACTGCATCTAAAACTTTAAAATCTCATCAGAGAATTCATACAGGGGAGAGGCCTTCCCCCTACTTTGATTGTGAGAAATGCTTCAAACAATCAGGATCCCAGactacacaaaaacacacaggacagccttatagctgtgatcagtgtgggaagagattCAATCAATCAGGAGGCCTGACTAgacaccaacgcatacacacaggagagaagcctcatagctgtgatcagtgtgggaagagcttcaatcatTCAGGTACCCTGAGCGAACAccaacgtatacacacaggagagatgccttatagctgtgatcagtgtgggaagagcttcaatcaaTCAGGAAACCTGACTAaacaccaacgcatacacacaggagagaagccttatagctgtaatcagtgtgggaagagcttcaatcagTCAGTAGAGCTGACTAgacaccaacgcatacacacaggagagaagccttatagctgtaatcagtgtgggaagagcttcaatcagTCAGTAGAGCTGACTAgacaccaacgcatacacacaggagagaagccttatagctgtgatcagtgtgggaagagcttcaatgaATCAGGAAACCTGACTAaacaccaacgcatacacacaggagagaagccttatagctgtgatcagtgtggaaagagcttcAGTCGATCAGGAGACCTGACTGaacaccaacgcatacacacaggagagaagccttatagctgtgatcagtgtgggaaaaGCTTTATTCAATCAGGACACCTGACTGaacaccaacgcatacacacaggagagaagccttatagctgtgatcagtgtgggaaaaGCTTCATTCAATCAGGACACCTGACTAaacaccaacgcatacacacaggagagaagccttatagctgtgatcagtgtggaaagagttttgctCTAGATTTCACCCTGACTACACACCAgcgaatacacactggagagaaaccttattcCTGTCTatgtggaaagagctttgctcATTCAGGGTCACTGAAAAAACACCAGGATGCACaaatatgttgtttttttatctccctcctctccgGCACCAGTTTCAGATCTCTAAATGAAGTTTCAATAGAAAACATATTGTAA